The Gemella massiliensis genome contains a region encoding:
- a CDS encoding L7Ae/L30e/S12e/Gadd45 family ribosomal protein: MNKVFNLLGLMQRAGKLITGEDLIVKNLKNKKIKLLVIAKDCGANTKKKLEDKSNFYKVENVTFFTVEQISAAIGRDNRVAVGITDDGFIKKFKQLLEEGGRQ, encoded by the coding sequence ATGAACAAAGTATTTAATTTATTAGGTTTAATGCAACGTGCAGGAAAACTTATTACCGGAGAAGATTTAATAGTAAAGAATCTTAAAAATAAAAAAATAAAATTGTTAGTTATTGCCAAAGACTGTGGGGCAAACACTAAAAAGAAATTAGAAGATAAATCAAATTTTTATAAAGTAGAAAACGTAACTTTTTTCACAGTGGAACAAATTAGTGCTGCTATCGGTCGTGATAATAGAGTAGCTGTAGGAATAACAGATGACGGATTTATAAAAAAGTTTAAACAATTATTGGAAGAAGGAGGACGACAGTAA
- the rnpM gene encoding RNase P modulator RnpM, producing the protein MKKRKIPTRRCILTNEMFPKKELLRIVKNKEGEISVDPTGKKAGRGAYVVSDLEVIENAQEKKQLEKFFSATSEEMEPIYKEVIRLIYRKSIPKK; encoded by the coding sequence ATGAAAAAGAGAAAAATTCCAACAAGAAGATGTATTTTAACAAATGAAATGTTCCCTAAAAAAGAGTTATTAAGAATAGTAAAAAATAAAGAAGGGGAAATTTCCGTTGATCCAACAGGTAAAAAAGCCGGACGTGGTGCATATGTTGTATCAGATTTAGAAGTAATCGAAAATGCACAAGAAAAAAAACAATTAGAAAAATTTTTCAGTGCAACCTCGGAAGAAATGGAACCAATATATAAGGAAGTTATTAGATTAATATATAGAAAGTCAATACCAAAAAAATAA
- the nusA gene encoding transcription termination factor NusA → MSKDLLKAIKLIEQEKGISEDILVEAIELALLSAYKKNFNAAKNVRVDFNRTTGDYKFIIRKDVVEEVYDDRIEFSLEDALKINPAYEVGDIYEEEDFPNDFGRVGAQAAKQALLQRLREAEKEILYKEYSEYEGEILSGTVDRIDTRYVYVKLGKIEAILGENERVKGEIYVPQSPIKVYIAKVDNPTRGSKPHVLASRSHPEFIRRLFEQEVPEIYSGVVEIKSISREAGDRTKIAVYTEDKNIDPVGSCVGNKGERVKIIVDELNGEKIDIITWDSDPIKFITNALAPANVEEIIIDEEEKIANVKVNEDQLSLAIGKKGQNVRLAAKLTGWKIDIKAVE, encoded by the coding sequence ATGAGCAAGGATTTGCTTAAAGCTATAAAATTAATTGAACAAGAAAAAGGAATTTCTGAAGATATATTAGTGGAGGCTATTGAATTAGCGTTATTATCAGCATATAAGAAAAATTTTAATGCAGCAAAAAATGTTAGAGTGGATTTTAACAGAACAACTGGTGACTATAAATTTATTATAAGAAAAGATGTTGTTGAAGAAGTATATGATGATAGAATTGAATTTTCATTAGAAGATGCTTTAAAAATAAATCCAGCTTACGAAGTAGGGGATATTTATGAAGAAGAAGATTTTCCTAATGATTTTGGCAGAGTGGGTGCACAAGCAGCAAAACAGGCACTATTACAAAGATTACGAGAGGCTGAAAAAGAAATTTTATACAAAGAATATAGTGAATATGAAGGAGAAATATTATCGGGAACAGTCGATAGAATTGATACACGTTATGTTTATGTGAAACTCGGAAAAATTGAAGCTATTTTAGGAGAGAATGAAAGAGTAAAAGGTGAAATTTATGTTCCGCAATCACCAATTAAAGTATATATCGCCAAGGTAGATAATCCAACACGTGGAAGTAAACCTCATGTACTAGCATCACGTTCGCATCCGGAATTTATTCGTCGTCTATTTGAACAAGAGGTACCGGAAATTTACAGCGGTGTTGTAGAAATTAAAAGTATCTCACGTGAAGCAGGAGATAGAACAAAAATCGCTGTTTATACAGAAGATAAGAACATAGATCCGGTAGGATCATGTGTCGGAAATAAGGGTGAACGTGTAAAAATAATAGTTGATGAATTAAATGGTGAGAAAATAGATATTATAACTTGGGATTCGGATCCTATTAAATTTATCACTAATGCTTTAGCTCCGGCTAATGTTGAGGAAATTATTATTGATGAAGAGGAAAAAATTGCTAATGTTAAAGTAAATGAAGATCAATTATCTTTAGCTATCGGCAAAAAAGGGCAGAATGTCCGTTTAGCTGCAAAATTAACAGGATGGAAAATTGATATAAAAGCAGTTGAATAA
- the rimP gene encoding ribosome maturation factor RimP: protein MSIVEKVKVISEQQTKDTEYSLYDVEYVKEGNEYFLRVYFDKDGGLTLDDCVVLSERLALELDKEDFISDKYYLEVSSPGIERDLRNLVEVADSVGKHVYIKTYEKIDNQKEFYGDILEVVDNEIAIEYKDKARVKRTKINYEKIAKIRLAVKF from the coding sequence ATGAGTATTGTCGAAAAGGTAAAAGTAATTTCCGAACAACAAACTAAAGATACGGAATATTCTCTTTATGATGTTGAATATGTTAAGGAAGGTAATGAGTATTTCTTACGTGTTTACTTTGATAAAGATGGTGGACTTACACTTGATGATTGTGTAGTATTGAGTGAACGGCTTGCGCTTGAATTAGATAAGGAAGATTTTATTAGTGATAAATATTATTTGGAAGTATCTTCTCCCGGCATAGAGAGAGATTTACGTAATTTAGTGGAAGTGGCTGATTCCGTAGGAAAACATGTTTATATTAAAACTTACGAAAAAATTGATAATCAAAAAGAGTTTTATGGTGATATATTGGAAGTCGTTGATAATGAAATAGCGATTGAGTATAAGGATAAGGCTCGTGTAAAAAGAACAAAGATTAATTATGAAAAAATTGCTAAAATTAGATTAGCTGTTAAATTTTAA
- the gloA gene encoding lactoylglutathione lyase, which produces MVQTMIHTCYRVADLEKSIKFYVEAFDFKKSRVRDFPEYKFTLVYLTLPNSNYELELTYNYDHGSYDLGNGYGHIAISVDNLEKLHAKHVEAGYDVTDLKGLPGFPPSYYFIKDPDGYKIEVIRAE; this is translated from the coding sequence ATGGTACAAACAATGATTCATACTTGTTACAGAGTAGCTGATTTGGAAAAATCAATAAAATTTTATGTAGAAGCATTTGATTTTAAAAAGAGTAGAGTAAGAGATTTTCCGGAATATAAGTTTACATTAGTATATCTAACTTTGCCTAATTCCAATTATGAGTTGGAATTGACATATAATTATGATCATGGTTCATATGATTTAGGTAATGGGTATGGGCATATTGCCATATCTGTTGATAATTTGGAAAAATTACATGCAAAACATGTTGAAGCCGGGTATGATGTTACTGATTTAAAAGGATTACCGGGGTTTCCTCCGAGTTATTATTTTATAAAAGATCCGGACGGATATAAAATTGAAGTCATACGTGCAGAATAA